One window of Desulfobacca acetoxidans DSM 11109 genomic DNA carries:
- a CDS encoding sigma-54-dependent Fis family transcriptional regulator, translating into MTQLTEASLVRIFNSVTDPFVVYGRDYRILMVNPAFAATFQRPSHNLIGRRCYEVLYNRLDICEDCHIKEIFATGEPRTREILLTLPDNSQRHFEVRSHPVKDADGNVIQAFEHSQDITERKSLELQVRTSEEKYRTIVEMAREGIFILDYKARFTFANECLAQMLGYTPEEFLGRTLCSLMDEETRIRGKAQFNQNRKGLPLAQELRLNRRDGSPLHCLVSITPLMVGNDFFGSIGIVTDISQLKQVETELRAAKDALAAQAWELQKTQHQLETLLEISRQVNAKGSLPEIFNYIRDISRKIFTDAEPIFLILDSGRNAFLTLDDCPTKIAAPLGRMLRQLEKGEAAADLLHYLDKIKNSQIITKTQNNSVPPQLRQAVASYPSWFGLPLMTPDQCIGFFLLGSNTALDYALDDLRFFQTLFAQISGYIRQLVVREAEIRCLLQKVSERASYGEIIGQCGKMQEVYELIDLVAGSDATVFITGENGTGKELVARAIHERSHRRKGPFIVANCSAYSPTLLESELFGHEKGAFTGAIRQKKGRIERAQGGTLFLDEIGDIAAATQILLLRFLQDHCFERVGGEDTIMADVRILAATNKDLYKEAEAGRFREDLYYRLNVISIPLPALRERKEDIPLLAQHFLERFNAKEGKQIQRFSPNTLQVLMDFDWPGNVRQLENAVSHAVIVCQGDVIGRKHLPRFLKDKPEETVSTSLAEQERRLILRVLKESNWNKHDAARRLKLSRSTLYSKIRRYNLAPLAAVV; encoded by the coding sequence ATGACCCAGCTAACTGAAGCTTCTCTCGTGCGTATCTTTAACAGCGTCACCGATCCATTTGTTGTCTATGGACGCGATTACCGCATCCTGATGGTCAATCCGGCATTTGCTGCCACCTTTCAACGCCCTTCGCACAATCTCATCGGCCGTCGATGTTACGAAGTTTTGTATAATCGCCTCGATATCTGTGAAGATTGTCACATCAAGGAGATCTTTGCTACGGGCGAGCCCCGGACCAGGGAAATCCTCCTGACCTTGCCGGATAACAGCCAGAGGCACTTTGAGGTGCGTTCGCATCCGGTTAAAGACGCTGATGGTAATGTTATCCAGGCCTTTGAACATAGCCAGGATATTACTGAACGTAAGAGTTTGGAGCTGCAAGTTCGGACCTCGGAAGAGAAGTACCGCACAATCGTCGAAATGGCCCGGGAGGGAATCTTCATCCTGGATTATAAGGCCCGTTTCACCTTTGCCAATGAGTGTCTGGCCCAGATGTTGGGCTATACCCCGGAAGAATTTTTAGGGCGCACCCTGTGCAGTCTGATGGACGAAGAGACGCGCATTCGCGGCAAGGCTCAATTCAATCAGAATCGCAAGGGACTTCCATTGGCCCAGGAGCTGAGGCTTAATCGCAGAGATGGTTCTCCCCTGCACTGCTTGGTATCCATCACCCCTTTAATGGTGGGCAACGATTTTTTCGGCTCCATCGGTATCGTCACCGATATTTCACAGTTAAAACAGGTGGAGACCGAATTACGGGCCGCGAAAGACGCCTTGGCGGCCCAGGCCTGGGAGCTGCAGAAAACCCAGCACCAGTTGGAGACACTCCTCGAAATCTCCCGCCAGGTAAACGCCAAGGGCTCCCTGCCCGAAATATTCAACTACATCCGTGACATCAGCCGCAAAATCTTCACCGACGCCGAACCCATCTTTCTCATCCTGGATTCCGGCCGAAATGCTTTTCTAACATTAGATGATTGTCCGACCAAAATTGCCGCGCCGTTGGGACGGATGCTGCGGCAGTTGGAGAAGGGCGAGGCTGCTGCCGATCTCCTGCACTATCTGGATAAAATCAAAAACAGCCAGATTATTACCAAAACCCAGAATAATTCAGTGCCCCCGCAACTGCGCCAGGCCGTAGCGTCTTATCCCTCCTGGTTTGGCCTGCCGCTGATGACTCCGGATCAGTGTATCGGATTTTTTCTATTAGGGTCGAATACCGCGCTGGATTATGCCCTCGATGATCTGCGCTTTTTTCAGACCCTCTTTGCCCAAATCTCCGGTTATATCCGACAGCTCGTCGTGCGGGAGGCGGAGATTCGCTGTTTATTGCAGAAGGTCAGCGAACGCGCCTCTTACGGCGAGATCATCGGCCAGTGCGGTAAGATGCAGGAAGTTTACGAACTTATCGATCTAGTGGCCGGCTCCGACGCCACTGTCTTTATCACCGGCGAGAACGGCACCGGTAAAGAATTGGTGGCCCGGGCGATTCATGAGCGCAGCCATCGGCGGAAGGGGCCGTTCATTGTGGCCAACTGCTCCGCCTATTCTCCCACCTTGCTGGAGAGCGAGCTCTTTGGCCACGAAAAAGGGGCGTTCACCGGAGCCATCCGACAGAAGAAAGGCCGGATCGAGCGAGCCCAGGGCGGGACCTTGTTTCTGGATGAGATCGGCGATATCGCTGCCGCCACGCAGATTCTGTTGCTCCGTTTCCTCCAGGATCACTGTTTCGAGCGAGTCGGGGGTGAAGATACGATCATGGCTGATGTCCGGATTCTGGCCGCCACTAATAAAGACCTCTATAAGGAAGCAGAGGCCGGCCGATTCCGGGAAGACCTCTACTATCGCCTGAATGTTATTTCCATTCCACTGCCGGCGCTGCGGGAACGTAAAGAAGACATCCCCCTGCTGGCCCAACATTTCCTGGAGCGATTTAACGCCAAAGAAGGTAAACAGATCCAGCGTTTTTCCCCCAACACTTTGCAGGTGCTCATGGACTTCGACTGGCCGGGCAACGTCCGTCAACTAGAAAACGCCGTCAGCCACGCGGTCATTGTCTGCCAAGGCGATGTCATCGGCCGCAAACACCTGCCCCGCTTCCTCAAAGATAAACCCGAGGAAACCGTCTCTACCTCTCTGGCTGAGCAGGAACGCCGCCTGATCCTGCGGGTGCTGAAAGAATCCAATTGGAACAAACATGATGCCGCCCGCCGTTTGAAACTTAGCCGCAGCACCCTCTACAGTAAAATCCGCCGCTATAATCTAGCCCCCCTTGCCGCTGTTGTTTAA
- a CDS encoding PAS domain S-box protein: MKKKPNNTILILFVFGIFSACIIIGGVWWYGNQKKLVRQNWEETLGHITELKRNQIVEWRQDRLNDALVISQWGLLSTFFQDQARLPGETQELVSRLQTILSLDDYANIRLLNTKGEGILSIGEKHPGTIHESTHRLFQEALTKKKAVLGDFYRDQVRQTVRLDLIAPVAIRRNHRDEVAGLIIFNIDTGKFLYPLIQSWLTPSPTAETFLIKPEGDAVVILNELRHTKGTPLTLRVPLTERRHPVARAVEGWQGAMEGIGFRGVEVLAVTRSIPETPWQIVSKIDTEEMYQPLYREARLIITGVVALILMVGAVLGWILAIQRKWHYETLYHLERERQALLSHFEYLVKYANDIILLMDQDGNLIEVNDRAVAAYGYTRETLLQLNIRDIVPEAEVPALYQWSQELLAEQGKIYEGYHRRQDGSIFPVEVSVNLIQVEGRQYVQEIVRDISNRKQTGAELALHTTRLQALVDLHQLASAPREEILDFGLEAVGSTLQSEFSFIGLINEDESEMTIHRWSKQVMDECSMANKPIHFPVAKAGRWADCIRLRQAVVVNDYPAPHPGNKGLPEGHAPIRRFLAVPVLDDRRVVAMAAVANKATDYTTDDINALSSLLNKMWEILRHREMAEALQESNEYLNNLINYANAPIIVWDPDFVVTRFNRAFEHLSGYKASEVIGQKLFFLLPEEYQEKFLNQLSHVMRGESWESQEIPILRRDGEIRTVLWSSANIYGSRGNAIIATIAQGQDISKRKQAEEAFHVLVTNAPIGIFILRGLKFVMVNPGFENITGYKAEEILGRDSLSLVVPEYRRMVRQKALKMLKGELDLPIEFPVIIKNGETKWVMEKITSTIYQDQRTALGYFLDISERKNLESQFLQAQKMEAVGRLAGGVAHDFNNMLKVVIGYCELMSRDLSPQDPLVGYLAEIRKAAERAASLTDKLLAFSRKKISVLKFMNLNDHLAGMQTLIERLIGEDIEVLLVLDPALGTVKTDPAHIDQIVMNLVINARDAMPMGGKLTIETANVYLDESYTDSHSYVIPGPYVMLAISDSGQGMDAATRERIFEPFFTTKEMGNGTGLGLSTVYGIVKQSGGHIQVYSEIGAGATFKIYLPQVEEAVSVVPETKPTTLNLHGSETILVVEDEEVLRDLIDRSLKLYGYTVLSARNGGDALLLCENHPARIHILLTDVVMPQMNGRDLAGRLRTLRPDLKVLFMSGYTDNVIVHHGILEPEISFIQKPFRLTELLEKIREILEEENNKP, encoded by the coding sequence ATGAAGAAAAAACCGAATAATACAATACTTATCTTATTTGTCTTTGGCATATTTTCAGCCTGCATCATAATCGGGGGGGTCTGGTGGTACGGCAATCAGAAAAAACTGGTGCGGCAAAACTGGGAGGAAACCTTAGGTCACATCACCGAACTTAAAAGAAATCAGATCGTGGAATGGCGTCAGGATCGCCTGAATGATGCCCTGGTCATCTCGCAATGGGGTTTACTCAGTACATTTTTCCAGGATCAGGCAAGGCTCCCGGGGGAGACGCAAGAGCTGGTCTCCCGGCTGCAAACCATTTTATCCCTGGACGACTATGCCAATATTCGATTATTGAATACAAAGGGAGAGGGTATCCTCAGCATCGGTGAAAAGCATCCCGGAACGATCCATGAATCAACCCACCGGTTGTTTCAGGAAGCCTTGACCAAAAAAAAGGCGGTACTCGGCGATTTCTATCGGGATCAGGTACGCCAGACGGTTCGCCTCGATCTCATTGCCCCTGTTGCCATTCGGCGGAACCATCGAGATGAGGTAGCAGGCCTAATTATTTTCAACATCGACACCGGTAAGTTCCTCTATCCGCTGATCCAATCCTGGCTCACCCCCAGCCCCACTGCCGAGACCTTCCTAATTAAACCGGAGGGCGATGCAGTGGTGATTCTCAACGAACTGCGGCATACCAAAGGGACCCCGCTTACCCTGAGAGTTCCCCTAACCGAAAGGAGACACCCGGTTGCCCGGGCTGTAGAGGGCTGGCAGGGAGCTATGGAAGGCATCGGTTTCCGTGGTGTTGAGGTACTGGCGGTTACCAGGTCCATTCCCGAAACTCCCTGGCAGATAGTATCCAAAATCGATACCGAGGAGATGTATCAGCCGCTATATCGTGAGGCCAGATTGATCATTACCGGTGTTGTTGCCTTGATCCTGATGGTGGGGGCCGTATTGGGATGGATACTCGCCATCCAAAGAAAGTGGCATTACGAAACCCTCTATCACCTTGAACGGGAACGCCAGGCTCTCCTGTCGCATTTTGAATACCTGGTGAAATACGCCAACGACATCATTCTCCTGATGGACCAGGACGGCAATTTAATAGAAGTCAATGACCGAGCCGTGGCGGCTTACGGTTACACCCGGGAAACGTTATTGCAGCTTAATATCAGGGATATAGTGCCGGAAGCCGAGGTGCCGGCCTTATATCAGTGGAGCCAGGAGCTGTTGGCCGAGCAGGGGAAGATCTATGAAGGTTACCACCGTCGCCAGGACGGCAGCATCTTTCCTGTGGAGGTCAGCGTCAATCTTATCCAGGTGGAGGGAAGGCAGTATGTCCAGGAGATCGTTCGGGATATCAGCAATCGCAAGCAGACCGGAGCAGAGCTGGCCCTGCATACCACGCGATTACAGGCGTTGGTGGACCTCCATCAGTTGGCATCTGCCCCCCGGGAAGAGATTCTGGATTTTGGTCTGGAGGCAGTCGGCTCCACTTTGCAGAGCGAATTTTCCTTTATCGGCCTGATAAACGAGGATGAGTCAGAGATGACCATCCACCGGTGGTCAAAGCAGGTAATGGATGAATGCTCTATGGCCAATAAGCCAATCCACTTCCCGGTGGCGAAAGCGGGCAGGTGGGCGGATTGTATCAGGCTGCGGCAGGCGGTGGTGGTCAATGATTACCCGGCCCCTCATCCCGGCAATAAAGGCCTGCCGGAAGGGCATGCCCCCATCCGGCGGTTTCTGGCCGTTCCGGTGTTGGATGACCGCCGGGTGGTGGCCATGGCCGCGGTGGCCAATAAAGCTACCGATTATACTACCGATGATATCAATGCCCTGTCCTCCCTGCTCAACAAGATGTGGGAGATCTTGAGACATAGGGAGATGGCGGAGGCACTGCAGGAAAGCAATGAGTATCTCAACAACCTGATCAATTACGCCAATGCCCCTATCATCGTCTGGGACCCGGACTTCGTCGTGACCAGATTCAATCGGGCCTTCGAGCACCTTTCCGGATACAAAGCTTCGGAGGTCATCGGCCAGAAGCTGTTCTTCCTTCTGCCTGAAGAATATCAGGAGAAATTTTTAAACCAATTATCCCACGTCATGAGAGGTGAATCCTGGGAATCCCAAGAAATACCAATCCTTCGCCGGGACGGCGAAATACGAACGGTGCTGTGGAGCTCTGCTAACATCTATGGTTCGAGAGGAAACGCCATCATCGCCACCATCGCCCAGGGGCAGGATATTAGCAAACGCAAGCAGGCCGAGGAGGCCTTCCACGTCCTGGTAACCAACGCCCCTATAGGCATCTTTATCCTGCGGGGTCTTAAGTTTGTCATGGTTAACCCTGGTTTTGAAAACATTACCGGCTACAAGGCAGAGGAAATATTAGGCCGTGACAGCTTAAGCCTGGTCGTGCCGGAATACCGCAGAATGGTGCGCCAAAAGGCCTTGAAAATGCTCAAAGGCGAACTTGATCTGCCCATCGAGTTTCCCGTTATCATCAAAAATGGTGAAACAAAATGGGTTATGGAAAAAATTACTTCTACGATTTACCAGGATCAGAGGACAGCCCTAGGCTATTTTCTTGATATCAGCGAGCGCAAGAACCTGGAAAGCCAGTTTCTTCAGGCACAAAAGATGGAGGCGGTGGGCCGGTTGGCCGGCGGAGTGGCCCATGACTTCAACAACATGCTGAAAGTGGTGATAGGCTATTGCGAACTCATGAGTCGAGATCTTTCCCCGCAAGACCCATTGGTCGGATATCTGGCCGAAATCAGGAAAGCGGCTGAGCGGGCAGCTTCCCTGACAGACAAGCTCCTGGCCTTCAGCCGCAAAAAAATATCAGTCTTAAAGTTCATGAACCTTAATGACCATCTTGCCGGTATGCAAACTCTGATAGAGCGTCTTATCGGCGAAGACATTGAAGTATTGTTGGTTCTCGACCCTGCCTTGGGAACAGTGAAAACCGACCCGGCACATATCGATCAGATTGTCATGAACCTGGTCATCAACGCCCGAGACGCCATGCCTATGGGAGGGAAGCTCACTATAGAAACCGCTAACGTCTATCTGGATGAGTCTTACACCGACAGCCACTCCTACGTCATTCCCGGTCCTTATGTAATGTTGGCTATAAGCGATAGTGGCCAGGGCATGGATGCGGCAACGCGGGAAAGAATCTTCGAACCTTTTTTTACCACCAAGGAGATGGGCAACGGCACTGGTTTAGGCCTCTCAACGGTCTACGGGATTGTCAAACAGAGTGGCGGGCATATTCAGGTTTACAGCGAAATCGGGGCTGGCGCCACCTTCAAAATCTACCTGCCCCAGGTTGAGGAAGCGGTTTCTGTGGTCCCCGAGACTAAACCCACTACCCTGAATCTCCATGGTTCGGAAACGATCTTAGTGGTGGAAGATGAGGAGGTGCTTAGAGACCTGATCGATCGCAGTCTTAAGCTCTATGGCTATACGGTGCTGTCAGCTCGAAATGGCGGCGACGCCTTACTGCTCTGCGAAAATCACCCTGCCCGCATCCATATCTTGCTGACGGATGTAGTAATGCCGCAAATGAACGGACGCGACCTGGCTGGGCGTCTCAGAACCCTGCGACCGGATCTGAAGGTGCTCTTCATGTCGGGCTATACCGACAATGTTATTGTTCACCATGGAATTCTGGAACCAGAAATTTCCTTCATCCAGAAGCCATTTCGATTAACTGAACTTTTGGAAAAAATTCGGGAGATTTTAGAGGAGGAGAACAATAAGCCTTGA
- a CDS encoding CaiB/BaiF CoA transferase family protein: protein MAEKRDIEINSRADTMDLMNPDIRPWPVTPPPDAEWVMANTYAKRKAEDFGKWCEDNLRYEYAFGKPEALQGYRFLCCGQWRLGNKFCAALLCEAGAEVINIEPPEGDPLRKLTPFGREEYMLADKFTGEKCGIDFLHEMRGQKSVTLNLESEEGRAIYQNLAGQVDGIIDEMPPGYMDSLGLGYRHFKKIYPNLVYCNIAVRGTWGPYKDKVSKYGQWTLEPFGGCANSFVHNTGFPQDQCPRGKGGDPCRSGVWFADYVAGEQAANSMLAALYWLKALGGEGQFIEVTGAESQMDILDFDIGWYGFNGSIKARTGAWDPNLNQYEWNPCRDGYMMIGGQTDRLWYRIGMCIERDFPQFGRLIHEDPILKEMGARNALAMLIKTYTLTTRWLRDINRIEAEQKLMEYEIAAGPILFIDEVSEFPHFKYRPWVCTIDTDHYGTILFSVSPNNYQMRTPHRVKVMGRPLGFDTYEVMQRYCGIGQTRVNELKEKGVI, encoded by the coding sequence ATGGCAGAAAAAAGGGACATTGAAATCAACAGTCGGGCTGACACCATGGATTTGATGAATCCCGACATCCGCCCGTGGCCGGTAACGCCACCGCCCGATGCCGAATGGGTGATGGCCAATACCTATGCCAAACGGAAGGCGGAGGATTTCGGTAAATGGTGCGAGGACAATCTGAGGTATGAGTATGCCTTTGGCAAACCGGAAGCCCTGCAGGGATATCGGTTTCTGTGCTGCGGCCAATGGAGATTAGGAAACAAATTCTGCGCCGCCCTCTTGTGCGAGGCCGGGGCCGAAGTCATTAACATAGAACCCCCTGAGGGCGACCCCCTCCGGAAGCTCACCCCCTTCGGTCGGGAAGAGTACATGCTGGCCGACAAGTTCACCGGAGAAAAGTGCGGCATAGACTTTCTCCATGAAATGCGGGGTCAGAAATCCGTCACCCTGAATCTGGAGTCCGAAGAAGGCCGGGCCATCTATCAGAACCTGGCCGGCCAGGTGGACGGCATTATCGATGAGATGCCTCCCGGCTATATGGATAGCCTCGGGCTGGGCTACCGCCACTTTAAAAAGATCTACCCCAACCTCGTGTATTGCAACATCGCGGTGCGAGGCACCTGGGGTCCTTATAAAGACAAAGTATCCAAGTATGGTCAGTGGACCCTGGAGCCCTTTGGCGGCTGCGCCAACTCTTTCGTGCACAATACCGGCTTTCCCCAGGATCAGTGTCCCCGCGGCAAGGGCGGCGACCCCTGCCGGTCCGGCGTCTGGTTCGCCGACTACGTCGCCGGGGAACAGGCGGCCAATTCCATGCTGGCGGCCCTGTATTGGCTAAAAGCGCTGGGCGGCGAGGGCCAGTTCATCGAAGTGACCGGGGCTGAAAGCCAGATGGACATCCTGGACTTCGACATCGGCTGGTACGGCTTCAATGGCTCCATCAAGGCCCGCACCGGCGCCTGGGACCCCAACCTGAACCAGTATGAGTGGAACCCCTGCCGGGACGGCTACATGATGATCGGCGGGCAGACCGACCGTCTGTGGTACCGCATCGGTATGTGCATCGAGCGGGACTTCCCGCAGTTCGGACGTCTGATCCACGAAGATCCCATCCTCAAAGAGATGGGGGCCAGAAACGCTTTGGCCATGTTGATTAAGACCTACACGCTGACCACCCGCTGGCTGAGGGACATTAACCGCATCGAGGCGGAACAGAAGTTGATGGAATACGAAATCGCCGCCGGGCCGATTCTGTTCATCGACGAAGTTTCCGAGTTCCCCCACTTCAAGTATCGCCCCTGGGTCTGCACCATCGACACCGATCATTACGGCACCATCCTCTTCTCGGTGTCTCCCAACAACTACCAGATGCGGACGCCCCACCGGGTCAAGGTGATGGGCCGCCCCTTGGGTTTTGATACCTATGAGGTGATGCAGCGGTACTGCGGCATTGGCCAGACCAGGGTTAATGAGCTCAAGGAAAAGGGGGTAATCTAA
- a CDS encoding MBL fold metallo-hydrolase — MGKAQDEEKLNLQAEQEPQEANEEAPAEEPQHPGWLTLSEVYGFSDPFFDNFLYLLGYDYSSNVYVIKGDYLTVIDPGNDYTGLMDLFRRDHRPEDIKKIVLTHGHRDHSMGAVELLRAYPHFAEGGGFELILHPESPAELKEVMKKFGCQVTEVKGGEILDLCGMPWEVIYTPGHTIDGLSYYHAPSKTVITGDTSLPHAMAKPDENAGGRLDHYLYGIKALLKKDIVNLLPGHGIPVAELGKFVVEQTYESLLLKIIGIETQIPWIEGAEKLVEKGLLEEAIFCVDKDLARDPENLRALQFKAFCLTDMGRCEESLTYLDKILDQQADNFHALLAKGHALLGMGKYDDCLPYFDRVLKQHPNVREAYIFKGMALFLSGRVDEAMDIPAFSTEFSGRFKEQLEKRSQTAK; from the coding sequence ATGGGAAAGGCCCAGGACGAGGAAAAACTGAATTTGCAGGCCGAGCAGGAACCTCAAGAAGCAAACGAAGAGGCGCCAGCCGAAGAACCCCAGCACCCAGGCTGGCTGACCCTCTCGGAGGTGTATGGCTTCTCCGACCCATTTTTCGATAACTTCCTTTATTTACTGGGTTATGATTACTCGTCCAATGTGTATGTCATCAAGGGCGATTATCTCACCGTCATCGACCCCGGCAACGATTATACCGGTTTGATGGACCTGTTCCGACGTGACCATCGCCCCGAGGATATCAAAAAAATCGTTTTGACCCACGGTCACCGAGATCATTCCATGGGCGCGGTCGAACTGTTGCGGGCCTACCCCCACTTCGCCGAAGGGGGAGGTTTCGAGCTGATCCTCCATCCCGAAAGCCCCGCGGAGCTAAAGGAAGTAATGAAAAAGTTCGGCTGTCAAGTCACTGAAGTCAAGGGTGGCGAAATCCTGGATCTTTGTGGGATGCCGTGGGAAGTGATCTATACCCCAGGTCATACCATCGATGGTCTTTCTTACTACCATGCCCCCAGTAAAACCGTTATTACCGGTGACACATCCCTCCCGCACGCCATGGCCAAGCCGGATGAAAACGCCGGAGGCCGGCTGGATCATTACCTCTATGGCATCAAAGCACTGCTTAAGAAAGATATTGTCAACCTCCTGCCGGGACACGGAATTCCTGTTGCCGAACTCGGCAAGTTCGTGGTGGAGCAGACCTATGAAAGCCTGTTGTTGAAGATCATCGGCATTGAGACCCAAATCCCCTGGATCGAGGGGGCGGAAAAACTGGTGGAAAAGGGGCTGTTGGAAGAAGCCATTTTTTGCGTAGACAAAGACCTGGCCCGCGACCCGGAAAATTTACGGGCCTTGCAGTTCAAGGCGTTCTGCCTGACCGACATGGGCCGCTGCGAGGAGTCACTCACCTACCTTGATAAGATACTAGACCAACAGGCCGATAATTTCCATGCGCTGCTGGCGAAAGGGCATGCCCTCCTGGGAATGGGGAAATACGACGATTGTCTGCCCTACTTCGACCGTGTTTTAAAACAGCATCCCAACGTCCGAGAGGCCTACATCTTTAAAGGCATGGCCTTATTCCTTTCCGGCCGAGTCGATGAGGCCATGGACATCCCGGCCTTTAGCACGGAATTCTCCGGCAGGTTTAAGGAGCAGTTGGAAAAACGGTCACAAACGGCAAAATGA
- a CDS encoding CoA transferase, whose protein sequence is MTTKEERQQYKHLIDTPLEEQYGPKSKQELDEMKMPYEDFCRAAFAPGHEMGKPESLKGIRWMSTTMYIFTPHSVSNLAELGAEVIKFEMPRMGDPMKHTSPFNEAYLYPLHDTRPMTGTGYGFLNANPNEYYISMDYHLPEMKEAFYRIVKMSDGLTECYRPGTFDRWKQSYRFLAELNPRFIYVWGGGFGYGPKCFGGSYDILGQAHAGLSSVTGHHEFMGGHCTKHSNWCIDWYSGSQITYGILAAILWRLKTGLGTMIEFSQVQAATRCLGHAAPMYGRFGIVRQRWGNWDTQLCVHGIILCGKSDFPDAVNPQDRLEARYAMVSAFQDADFKALCDVIKKPDLYSTYKTHKDRVEGEAQVDIYAQLEDWAKDKSRSEVVRVLQNAGLLAEPVRNDREVYECEHFRQRGTVRWMEDPLFGDVLQHGTYSAGLLSKTPRRLYWIWRPVGADNVKIYHELLGYPISKVQEWYDKAWI, encoded by the coding sequence ATGACCACCAAAGAAGAAAGACAGCAATATAAGCACCTGATAGACACTCCCTTAGAGGAGCAGTACGGCCCCAAGAGCAAACAAGAGCTCGACGAAATGAAGATGCCCTATGAGGATTTCTGCCGGGCCGCCTTCGCACCGGGCCATGAGATGGGCAAACCCGAGTCTCTGAAGGGGATTCGGTGGATGAGCACCACCATGTACATCTTCACCCCCCACTCCGTCTCCAACCTGGCGGAACTGGGGGCCGAGGTCATCAAGTTTGAGATGCCCCGCATGGGCGACCCCATGAAGCACACCTCGCCCTTCAACGAGGCCTATCTCTACCCGCTGCACGACACCCGGCCCATGACGGGCACGGGGTATGGCTTCCTGAACGCCAACCCCAATGAATACTACATCAGCATGGACTACCATCTTCCGGAGATGAAGGAGGCCTTTTACCGCATCGTCAAGATGTCCGACGGCCTCACCGAGTGCTACCGGCCCGGCACCTTCGACCGCTGGAAACAGAGCTACCGTTTCCTCGCCGAACTCAATCCCCGGTTCATCTATGTCTGGGGCGGCGGCTTTGGCTATGGTCCCAAGTGCTTCGGCGGTTCCTATGACATCCTGGGGCAGGCCCATGCCGGGTTGTCTTCGGTCACCGGCCATCATGAATTCATGGGCGGCCACTGCACCAAGCACTCCAACTGGTGTATTGACTGGTACTCCGGCTCCCAGATTACCTACGGCATCCTGGCAGCCATCCTCTGGCGGCTCAAGACCGGCCTGGGAACCATGATCGAGTTCTCCCAGGTGCAGGCCGCCACCCGCTGCCTGGGGCATGCCGCCCCCATGTATGGCCGCTTCGGCATCGTCCGCCAGCGCTGGGGCAACTGGGATACCCAGCTCTGCGTCCACGGCATCATTCTCTGCGGCAAGTCCGACTTCCCCGATGCCGTCAATCCGCAGGATCGCCTGGAGGCCCGCTACGCCATGGTCTCCGCCTTCCAGGATGCCGACTTCAAGGCCTTGTGCGACGTCATCAAAAAACCCGATCTGTACAGCACCTATAAGACTCACAAGGACCGGGTGGAAGGCGAAGCCCAGGTGGACATCTACGCCCAACTGGAAGACTGGGCCAAAGACAAGTCCCGCAGCGAAGTGGTCAGGGTGTTGCAAAATGCCGGGTTGCTGGCCGAACCGGTGCGGAACGACCGCGAGGTTTACGAATGCGAACACTTTAGACAGCGGGGCACCGTCCGCTGGATGGAAGACCCCCTGTTCGGCGATGTGTTGCAGCATGGAACGTACAGCGCTGGGCTGCTGTCCAAGACCCCCCGGAGACTCTACTGGATCTGGCGGCCGGTGGGTGCCGACAACGTCAAAATCTACCACGAACTCTTAGGCTATCCCATTTCCAAGGTTCAGGAATGGTACGACAAGGCCTGGATCTAA